The following is a genomic window from Candidatus Zixiibacteriota bacterium.
ACCCGCTCGACCGACGAATGGCTGATGTCGCGCTCGTGCCAGAGCGCGACGTTCTCCAGCGCCGCGGCAGCATATCCGCGCATCAGCCGCGCCAGGCCCGAAACGTTCTCCGAGAGGATGGGATTGCGCTTGTGCGGCATCGCGGACGAGCCTTTCTGCCCCGGGGTGAACGGCTCCTCGGCTTCCCGCACCTCCGTGCGCTGCAAGTGGCGGATCTCGACCGCGAACTTCTCCAGAGAGGCCGCGATCACCGCGAGCGTCGCGAAAAAAAAGGCGTGGCGGTCCCGCTGGATGATCTGGCTCGAGACCGGCGCGGGCTTGAGGCCGCTCTTCCGGCAGACGTAGGCTTCGACCTTCGGGGAGATGTGGGCGAAGGTGCCGACCGCCCCTGAAATCTGTCCCACGCAGATGTCCTCCGCGGCCTTTTCCAGCCGGGCCCGGTTGCGCGCCATTTCCTGGTACCAGAGCGCGAGCTTGAGGCCGAAGGTGGTCGGCTCGGCGTGGATGCCGTGGGTGCGGCCGATCATCACCGTGCGCTTGTGCTTGAAAGCCTGGCGCCTGAGGACCGCCATCAGTCGATCGATGTCCTGCAGCAGCAGGGCCGAGGCTTCCTTGAACTGAATCGCCAGCGCCGTGTCCATGACGTCGGAGGAGGTCATCCCGACGTGCAGGAATCGGGCGTCGTCGCCGATCGACTCGGCCACGCAGCTGAGAAAGGCGATCACCTCGTGCTTGACCTCGCGTTCGATCTCGCGGATCCGCGCGACGTCGAAACGAGCCTTTTTCCTGATCCGGGCGACGGCTGCCTTGGGAACCCTGCCCTCGCGCGCGAGAGCCTCGGCCGCGAGGATCTCGACGTCGAGCCATTTCTGAAAGCCATTCTCCTCCGACCAGATGCGAGCCATCTCGGGGTGGGTGTAACGTGGAATCATTTCCTGAAGCGGCCCGGCGACGGTTCAACACGCCGATGTTCGAGGCCCGCCCTGAAGCCGGCGGGGACGGCTCTGCTCGAATCTCCTGTGTTGAAGCCTTGAACTACTTTTCGTCCGTGTGGCCGAATCCTCCTTCCTGCCTTCCGCTCGCCGGCAGCTCCTCTACCTCGTCCCATTCGGCCTTGCAAACCCGCTGCACGACCAGCTGCGCGATGCGCTGACCTCCGCGGATAACCACCGGCTCGCGCCCCAGGTTGACGACCGCGATCTGGATCTCGCCGCGGTAGTCCGAATCGATCGTTCCGGGACTGTTGATGAGTGTGAGGCCCTGCCGGAAGGCGAGGCCGCTGCGCGGCCGAATCTGCGCCTCGAATCCGGGCGGCAGCGCGATGGCGATGCCGGTGGGAATCAGCACCCGCTCCATCGGCTCGACCCGCCGCTCCGAGTCGATGTCGGCTTGAAGGTCCATTCCGGCCGATCCCTCGGTGGCATAGCCCGGGAGGGGGAGCGCCGGGCTTCGCGGCCGCACCCGCTTGATCTGGATTCTTGTCCGCTCCACGCCCGCCGCCGGTCCGCGTCAATCCGCCGCTTCGAACGGCCCGACCTTGAAGCCGTCTTTCAAGTCGCCGAGAACCGAGATCGCCATGGCGTCCGGGCGAAACAGCCGGCTGGCCAGCTCGACGATCTCGTCGCGCGAAACCGCGCGAACGCCGGCGCAGATCTCGTCGATGTCGATCGCCCTTCCGAAATAGATTTCGTTCCTCGCGATATGGCTCATCCAGGAATCGGTGGACTCGAGGCCGAGCAGCATGCTGCCGACGAGCTGGCCCTGCGTGCGCCGGATCTCCTCGTCCTTGATGTCGCCCGCCGCCAAGCTACGGATCTCCTTCAGGATCAGGTCGACGACCTCCTCGGCCCATTCGACGCTGGTTCCGGCGTATACTCCCAGATAGCCGACATCGTAGTACGACGAGGAGAAGGAATAGACGGAATACGCTTTGCCCCGCTTTTCGCGAATCTCCTGAAACAGCCGGGAGCTCATACCGCCGCCGAGGATAGCGTTGAGCACATAGCCGGCGTAGCGCTGCGGATCCGACTGGGCGAGCCCGGGGACCCCGAGGCACAGGTGAACCTGCTCCAGCGACTTGACGTGGCGGAACATCCCCGAGGAGGTCGTCGGGGACGTGACCCTCGCGGGCTCCCCGCCCCCCGCGGGTGCCTCGCCGAGCCGCTCCGCCATCGCCCCCACCAGCTCGTCGTGATTCACGCGCCCCGCGGCTGCCACGATCACGCGATCCGGGCGGTAACGCGACTTGAAGAACCTCAGAAAGTCATCGCGGCTGAAACTGGAGACCGTCTCGGCGCGGCCGCAGATCGGGCGCCCCAGGGGATGATCCTGGAAAAAATCGGAGCTGAACAGATCGTGAACGTAGTCGTCCGGAGTGTCCTCGATCTGTGAGATCTCCTGCAGGATCACGGACCGCTCGCGCTCGATTTCCTCGGCGTCGAAGGTCGAATGGAGAAAGATGTCGGTGAGCAGGTCGACGGCGAGCGGCAGGTGCTCGTCGAGCACCTTGGCGTAGTAGCAGGTGTGCTCCTTCGCGGTGAACGCGTTCAGCACTCCGCCGACCGCGTCGATCTCCTCGGCGATCTGCGCCGCGGTTCGCTCCTCGGTCCCTTTGAACAGAAGGTGCTCGATGAAGTGCGAGATCCCGCTTTCGTCGGACGCCTCGTGGCGGGAGCCGTTCTCCACCCAGATTCCCAGGCTCACTGAACGGTGATTCGGCATCCGGTGGGAAACCACGCGGATGCCGTTGTCCAGCAGGGTCTTGGCGAACATGGAGCTCGGAGAGCGCGCTTCCCTCTAGTCGCGGGCGTCGTCGGAGGTCTGTCCCGAGCCGGACGGCGGCCTCTTGGAGGTTTCCAGGAGCGCTTCCTTGCGGCTGAGCCGGATCTTTCCCTGTTTGTCGATCTCCAGGACCTTCACCATGACCTCGTCCCCTTCCTTGAGGACGTCGGAAACCCGCCGCACGCGCTCCGGCGCCAGCTGGGAGATGTGGACCAGGCCGTCGGTACCGGGGAGAATCTCGACGAACGCGCCGAAATCGACGATCTTTCTCACCGTACCCTTGTAGATCTTTCCGACTTCGGCTTCGGCGGCGATCCGCTGCACCATTTCGACCGCCTTCCGGGCCGCCGCCTCGTCGCTGGAGGCGATCGTGACCGT
Proteins encoded in this region:
- the dut gene encoding dUTP diphosphatase, with the translated sequence MERTRIQIKRVRPRSPALPLPGYATEGSAGMDLQADIDSERRVEPMERVLIPTGIAIALPPGFEAQIRPRSGLAFRQGLTLINSPGTIDSDYRGEIQIAVVNLGREPVVIRGGQRIAQLVVQRVCKAEWDEVEELPASGRQEGGFGHTDEK
- the purB gene encoding adenylosuccinate lyase: MIPRYTHPEMARIWSEENGFQKWLDVEILAAEALAREGRVPKAAVARIRKKARFDVARIREIEREVKHEVIAFLSCVAESIGDDARFLHVGMTSSDVMDTALAIQFKEASALLLQDIDRLMAVLRRQAFKHKRTVMIGRTHGIHAEPTTFGLKLALWYQEMARNRARLEKAAEDICVGQISGAVGTFAHISPKVEAYVCRKSGLKPAPVSSQIIQRDRHAFFFATLAVIAASLEKFAVEIRHLQRTEVREAEEPFTPGQKGSSAMPHKRNPILSENVSGLARLMRGYAAAALENVALWHERDISHSSVERVIAPDATTLLDFMLRRMTYVLENLCVYPENMRRNLEMSGGAVFSERVLLALVDKGLARDAAYRLVQRHALKAGAEGGDLKRSLLGDAEIRRHLSPREIEALWGFERDLAHVDFIFRRVFQ
- a CDS encoding pitrilysin family protein, coding for MFAKTLLDNGIRVVSHRMPNHRSVSLGIWVENGSRHEASDESGISHFIEHLLFKGTEERTAAQIAEEIDAVGGVLNAFTAKEHTCYYAKVLDEHLPLAVDLLTDIFLHSTFDAEEIERERSVILQEISQIEDTPDDYVHDLFSSDFFQDHPLGRPICGRAETVSSFSRDDFLRFFKSRYRPDRVIVAAAGRVNHDELVGAMAERLGEAPAGGGEPARVTSPTTSSGMFRHVKSLEQVHLCLGVPGLAQSDPQRYAGYVLNAILGGGMSSRLFQEIREKRGKAYSVYSFSSSYYDVGYLGVYAGTSVEWAEEVVDLILKEIRSLAAGDIKDEEIRRTQGQLVGSMLLGLESTDSWMSHIARNEIYFGRAIDIDEICAGVRAVSRDEIVELASRLFRPDAMAISVLGDLKDGFKVGPFEAAD